From one Triticum urartu cultivar G1812 chromosome 3, Tu2.1, whole genome shotgun sequence genomic stretch:
- the LOC125544396 gene encoding uncharacterized protein LOC125544396, whose amino-acid sequence MATLAPRPDLLLVALRRSRARTLRVRAAAVPRARRPPVPPQAARRVFLGLGAAFVDQLARMASGGAPSRSFVAAARPRQGVSPVEEILKNVEWPDEFPFKPDDFSRFDESSDTVFYSAPRFVTHIDDPAIRALTKYYSQVLPPSNTPGVAILDMCSSWVSHYPAGYKQEKIVGMGMNEDELKKNPVLTEYVVQDLNLNPKLPFDDNTFDVITNVVSVDYLTKPMDVFKEMRRILKPSGLAIMSFSNRCFWTKAISIWTSTGDADHAWIVGAYYHYAGGFEPPEAVDISPNPGQTDPMYIVCSRKKTA is encoded by the exons ATGGCCACCCTCGCGCCACGCCCCGACCTCCTCCTCGTCGCTCTGAGAAGGTCCCGCGCTAGGACGCTTCgcgtccgcgccgccgccgtcccaCGTGCCCGCCGTCCTCCGGTGCCACCGCAGGCAGCGCGGCGCGTCTTCCTCGGCCTCGGCGCCGCTTTCGTCGACCAGCTCGCCCGCATGGCCTCCGGTGGTGCCCCGTCCCGCTCGTTCGTGGCCGCGGCGCGGCCAAGGCAGGGGGTCTCCCCGGTCGAAGAG ATTTTGAAGAATGTGGAGTGGCCGGACGAGTTCCCTTTCAAGCCCGACGACTTCAGCCGCTTCGACGA GTCATCAGATACTGTGTTCTATTCGGCTCCCCGTTTTGTCACGCACATTGACGACCCAGCAATCAGAGCGCTCACAAAATACTACTCGCAAGTTCTTCCTCCAAGCAACACTCCAGGCGTGGCCATCCTGGACATGTGCAGTAGCTGG GTGAGCCATTATCCAGCTGGGTACAAGCAAGAGAAGATCGTAGGGATGGGTATGAATGAAGACGAGCTGAAAAAGAATCCG GTTTTGACAGAGTATGTTGTGCAAGACCTCAATTTGAATCCGAAGCTTCCTTTTGACGATAACACCTTTGATGTTATAACGAACGTG GTTAGTGTAGACTACTTGACAAAACCAATGGATGTTTTTAAGGAGATGAGACGAATACTTAAACCATCTGGATTAGCTATCATGAG CTTTTCAAATCGCTGCTTTTGGACAAAAGCTATATCCATTTGGACATCAACTGGTGATGCTGACCATGCTTGGATAGTTGGTGCATACTACCATTATGCTGGAGGGTTTGAGCCCCCTGAG GCTGTTGATATATCTCCCAATCCAGGACAAACAGATCCGATGTACATTGTTTGCTCTAGAAAGAAAACTGCTTAA
- the LOC125544395 gene encoding glucan endo-1,3-beta-glucosidase 14-like, giving the protein MAAASARAPSRAASSVGTAAGVLLALAVLLTEQVIVADSLSIGVNYGQIADNLPAPGRVSTLLRSIKISKVKLYDADPHVLRAFLGTGVEFVIGIGNEHVPAMVSSTAAQAWLQQHVVPHLRAGARITCITVGNEAFKGNDTALQASLLPAMHSVHQALGTLGLQGRVNVTTAHSLDIMGVSYPPSAGAFAPGAVAHLQPFLKFLSATRAPFLINCYPFFAYKDDPARVPLDYVLFQPNAGVTDPSTGLNYDNMLYAQVDAVYSAIKALGHTDVDVKVSETGWPSRGDPDEVGATPQHAGTYIGNLLRRIEMKQGTPLRPAVPIDVYVFALFNENLKPGPASERNYGLFYPDGTPVYNVGLRGYLPPMADSQGARQAVHVILLIAMATVAFALS; this is encoded by the exons ATGGCGGCGGCATCAGCTCGGGCGCCGTCGAGAGCAGCTTCCTCCGTTGGTACGGCCGCCGGAGTACTCCTGGCCCTCGCCGTCCTCCTCACAG AGCAGGTGATTGTGGCGGATTCCCTGTCCATCGGCGTCAACTACGGGCAGATCGCCGACAACCTCCCTGCGCCGGGGCGGGTGTCGACGCTGCTCCGGTCGATCAAGATCAGCAAGGTGAAGCTCTACGACGCCGACCCGCACGTCCTGCGCGCCTTCCTCGGCACGGGCGTGGAGTTCGTGATCGGCATCGGCAACGAGCACGTCCCGGCGATGGTGAGCTCCACGGCGGCGCAGGCGTGGCTCCAGCAGCACGTGGTGCCGCACCTCCGCGCCGGCGCGCGCATCACCTGCATCACCGTCGGCAACGAGGCGTTCAAGGGCAACGACACCGCCCTGCAGGCCAGCCTCCTGCCCGCCATGCACTCGGTGCACCAGGCGCTCGGGACGCTCGGCCTGCAGGGCCGCGTGAACGTGACCACCGCGCACTCGCTGGACATCATGGGCGTCTCCTACCCGCCCTCCGCCGGCGCGTTCGCCCCGGGCGCCGTGGCGCACCTGCAGCCGTTCCTCAAGTTCCTGTCGGCGACGAGGGCCCCGTTCCTCATCAACTGCTACCCGTTCTTCGCCTACAAGGACGACCCGGCGCGCGTGCCGCTGGACTACGTGCTCTTCCAGCCCAATGCCGGCGTCACGGACCCCAGCACGGGGCTCAACTACGACAACATGCTGTACGCGCAGGTGGACGCCGTCTACTCGGCCATCAAGGCGCTGGGGCACACGGACGTGGACGTCAAGGTCTCCGAGACCGGGTGGCCGTCCCGGGGCGACCCCGACGAGGTGGGCGCCACGCCGCAGCACGCCGGGACCTACATCGGGAACCTGCTGAGGAGGATAGAGATGAAGCAGGGCACGCCGCTGCGGCCGGCGGTGCCCATCGACGTCTACGTCTTCGCGCTCTTCAACGAGAACCTCAAGCCCGGCCCGGCGTCGGAGCGTAACTACGGGCTCTTCTACCCCGACGGCACGCCGGTCTACAACGTCGGCCTGCGCGGATACCTCCCGCCCATGGCGGACTCACAAGGAGCGCGGCAG GCGGTTCATGTGATTCTACTCATCGCCATGGCGACGGTCGCTTTTGCCTTGTCCTGA